One genomic window of Sphingobacterium oryzagri includes the following:
- the priA gene encoding replication restart helicase PriA, translating to MSEASLFHHDRETLFVEVILPLYIAKTYTYRVPAEWNEQIAVGKRVIIQFGRNKIYAAIVYRMVKEAPLQYEAKYILNVIDDDPVVDAHQLALWEWLSAYYMCYLGEVMQAALPAALKMASETKIVASEQEGLDRNFLSDKGYMVMEALDVAGELTVNDIVKLLGQKSVFPLLKSLFDHGYILISEEIKDRFKPKRKSFLRLSKEFGDGEGIRGLLDSLNRAPKQQDAVLAFLQLRKTKAEIMRQDIMELTAVGAGIIGSLIEKGVFEVDEKVVSRFAGEDLAITTNFVFNAQQQRAFDEIKGFFEERDVVLLHGVTASGKTQLYIRLIEEAIAAGKNALYLLPEIALTTQITDRLKLHFGDKLGVYHSKFNDNERAEVWHKVLKGEFKVVVGARSSVFLPFNNLGLIVVDEEHESSYKQYDPAPRYHARDTAIYLGHVHQAKVLLGSATPSIESYYNAKAGKYGFVELKERFGEAKLPEIQVINIAEEGRKDQMFSYFSGALLQGITDALERKEQVILFQNRRGHTPFVQCSTCGWVAKCVNCDVSLTYHKSSNHLHCHYCGHMEPPIQVCPACGMPHIESKGFGTERVEEELELLLPAARIGRLDLDSTKGKYGFDKVITAFDDHEFDVLIGTQMVAKGLDFGRVSLIGIINADAMINFPDFRAYERAFSLFSQVAGRAGRREKEGRVIVQTHTPNHRVLEQVIEHNYEGMFMTEVKERKNYQYPPFYRLIKMDIRHTDMQYAHDGASRLASLLRANLGSRVLGPEPPLISRVRNHFIQTITLKIERNNVSIAKVKEFIRQAIVQFEIDKSNKGIRISIDVDPY from the coding sequence ATGTCTGAAGCCTCTTTATTTCATCATGACCGCGAAACCCTATTTGTGGAGGTTATTTTGCCGTTGTACATTGCAAAGACGTACACGTATCGTGTGCCTGCAGAGTGGAACGAACAAATAGCGGTGGGTAAACGTGTGATTATACAATTTGGTCGTAATAAAATATACGCCGCTATTGTATACCGTATGGTAAAAGAAGCACCATTGCAATATGAAGCTAAGTATATCCTGAACGTTATTGATGATGATCCGGTCGTTGATGCACATCAGTTGGCGCTATGGGAATGGTTGTCGGCTTATTACATGTGCTATTTGGGCGAAGTAATGCAGGCAGCACTCCCGGCGGCGTTAAAAATGGCGAGCGAGACTAAAATTGTCGCTTCCGAACAGGAAGGATTGGATCGCAACTTCTTGTCAGACAAAGGTTACATGGTCATGGAAGCGCTCGATGTAGCGGGCGAGCTTACCGTAAACGATATAGTGAAGTTGTTGGGGCAGAAAAGCGTTTTTCCGCTTTTAAAGTCGCTATTTGATCACGGCTACATTTTGATATCCGAAGAGATCAAAGATCGTTTTAAGCCAAAGCGTAAGTCTTTTCTGCGGTTGTCCAAAGAATTTGGCGATGGCGAAGGTATACGCGGCTTGCTGGATTCGCTCAACAGAGCGCCAAAGCAGCAAGATGCTGTGTTGGCGTTTCTGCAATTGCGAAAGACCAAGGCAGAAATCATGCGGCAAGATATCATGGAACTAACTGCGGTCGGTGCCGGTATCATAGGTTCATTGATAGAAAAAGGCGTTTTTGAAGTAGACGAAAAGGTTGTGTCTCGATTTGCTGGGGAAGATCTGGCAATAACGACAAACTTTGTGTTTAATGCGCAGCAGCAGCGAGCCTTTGACGAGATTAAAGGTTTTTTCGAGGAGCGAGATGTGGTGTTGCTGCATGGCGTAACAGCATCGGGTAAAACACAGCTCTACATCCGGCTGATCGAAGAGGCCATAGCAGCGGGCAAAAATGCGCTTTACCTTTTGCCCGAGATTGCGTTGACCACGCAGATAACCGATCGGCTAAAATTGCATTTTGGCGATAAACTGGGCGTGTATCACTCCAAATTTAATGACAATGAGCGGGCGGAGGTTTGGCACAAAGTGCTGAAAGGCGAATTTAAGGTTGTTGTAGGTGCGCGTTCATCGGTGTTTTTGCCGTTTAACAATTTGGGATTGATTGTGGTCGATGAGGAACACGAAAGTTCGTATAAACAATATGATCCGGCACCGCGTTATCACGCGCGTGATACGGCGATTTACCTCGGTCACGTCCACCAGGCAAAAGTATTGCTTGGGTCGGCTACACCTTCTATAGAAAGTTATTACAACGCAAAAGCTGGTAAATATGGTTTCGTCGAACTTAAAGAGCGTTTTGGTGAAGCTAAGCTTCCTGAAATTCAGGTAATCAATATTGCGGAGGAAGGACGTAAAGACCAAATGTTTTCCTATTTCAGTGGCGCGCTATTGCAAGGTATCACCGATGCTTTGGAACGTAAAGAACAGGTAATTCTTTTTCAAAATAGACGTGGACATACGCCTTTTGTGCAATGTAGCACGTGTGGTTGGGTCGCGAAATGCGTCAATTGTGATGTCAGCCTGACTTATCACAAATCGAGCAATCACTTGCATTGTCATTATTGCGGCCATATGGAGCCGCCTATTCAGGTTTGCCCAGCTTGCGGTATGCCACATATCGAAAGCAAAGGTTTCGGAACGGAACGCGTGGAGGAAGAATTAGAACTTTTGTTGCCTGCGGCACGTATTGGTCGGTTGGATCTGGACTCGACAAAAGGAAAGTATGGTTTCGATAAAGTGATCACGGCTTTTGACGATCATGAATTTGATGTGCTCATCGGTACGCAGATGGTCGCAAAAGGACTTGATTTTGGTCGAGTAAGCCTGATCGGCATTATTAATGCCGACGCGATGATTAACTTTCCGGATTTTCGTGCCTACGAACGGGCTTTCTCCTTGTTTTCGCAAGTGGCTGGTCGCGCCGGTCGACGTGAGAAAGAAGGGCGAGTTATCGTGCAAACGCATACGCCAAACCATCGTGTGTTAGAACAGGTGATTGAACATAATTACGAAGGCATGTTCATGACGGAGGTTAAGGAGCGTAAAAACTATCAATATCCACCGTTTTATCGATTAATAAAAATGGATATTCGGCATACTGATATGCAATACGCACATGATGGCGCGTCACGCCTAGCTAGTCTTTTACGCGCTAATCTCGGAAGTCGGGTGTTAGGCCCTGAGCCACCGCTTATTTCGCGCGTTCGCAATCATTTTATCCAAACGATTACACTCAAGATTGAACGTAACAATGTTAGTATTGCAAAAGTAAAGGAGTTTATACGGCAAGCAATTGTGCAGTTTGAAATAGATAAATCAAATAAAGGAATCCGTATTTCGATTGATGTCGACCCGTATTAG
- a CDS encoding DUF423 domain-containing protein, giving the protein MNKQIILTASFFGLTAVILGAFGAHGLEGKISDYHLGTWKTANQYHFYHTLALLFLSTFSRAKNASIRVSFVAFVLGMLLFSGSLYLLSVRSLIGLENFRLLGPITPVGGLCFMVGWIGLFVAAVRNRS; this is encoded by the coding sequence ATGAATAAACAAATTATATTGACAGCGTCCTTTTTTGGACTTACTGCTGTCATATTGGGAGCATTTGGGGCACATGGTTTAGAAGGGAAAATTAGCGACTATCATTTAGGGACGTGGAAAACGGCTAATCAGTATCATTTTTACCATACCTTGGCGCTGCTATTTTTGTCGACTTTTTCACGCGCTAAAAACGCATCCATAAGGGTTTCTTTTGTTGCTTTCGTGTTGGGCATGCTATTGTTTTCCGGATCGTTGTATTTGCTCAGTGTGCGTTCGCTTATCGGTTTAGAAAACTTCCGTTTGTTAGGTCCGATAACGCCTGTTGGCGGGCTTTGCTTTATGGTGGGCTGGATAGGCTTGTTCGTGGCTGCGGTGCGAAACCGTTCTTAA
- a CDS encoding PQQ-binding-like beta-propeller repeat protein, protein MRNTIILTILLFIAVIGASIYYFTGLNGEKKETLRPLTFLPEDTFLISTFHNDATTDNIFNDFEIFEALIGKSEMKQWQILKSKLLRNTVLQPYVEGIDIYISLHPEKEHISTLFTIPTHEKMDPEHLAAIMQEANQHFNVTQKDTLGTRIFHLANSRKDFVVHIAYHKEVLFASYSDSLLYKVMDNKAPKLAAAQIDYFVDNNSRNSPLSVYFVHDQVPNIANHLMRNASGNFLRLFEHLGGQSAWNLNFKNDALILSGESETQHRKENYLEVFGQQSKTTQRLFNYFPENTASYLAFAVSNTSRFQQDLEAMFEKRGEWEKIQQQFGELKRSKDLPLVEDIRPIFGNEFAIVEQSNQTQLGFIALSDSSNLSKRIHALASAAGDSIFRFDQANIPYALFGDPFKTFTRPFFIRIANIVVLANNQSVLQTFRQDWRRENLLVNTLGFKNFEKIQGNEANVTFFQRTRTASPIINYVLKPAYGSIFRDKENFGFQDFFSWSAQISGNNGDFLSSIYAIYKSKNALGATADWTYEFDNRPITAPWVFEHSDTSQFILIQEQDHTVHGIHPSGKKLWSAVFQGRIVGDAQQLADRSIVLVTDRNRLYRFDSNGKGLPGFSIALDTEPSYQPTIAELDGQQVVLIPAERKVMAYSLDGKEINRWKENTLDGKILFDIKVRDNRVYVGTDNGHFYQFNAQGEMVKKDVVEASQFRSPIALTAVPDNKIIVMAIDTAGNFVRMDFEHAPEKKQVGSWAGKSIISFDSNNQQNASAVVVIDEKKLQVFGLPDGSARYDFTFTQQVGDRPQYFNNGSLLGIASRENSLIYLFDEQGAVHSGFPIEALPQFYYGKIDYNSGNYLLCVRRDKKLYAFKN, encoded by the coding sequence ATGAGAAATACCATCATACTCACTATATTACTATTCATCGCCGTTATTGGCGCTTCTATATATTATTTCACAGGTTTAAACGGCGAAAAAAAAGAAACACTTCGTCCGCTCACCTTTCTTCCCGAAGACACATTTTTGATCAGCACGTTTCATAACGATGCTACGACGGATAACATCTTCAATGATTTCGAAATTTTTGAAGCGCTAATCGGCAAGTCAGAAATGAAGCAATGGCAAATCCTAAAATCCAAATTGCTTCGCAATACAGTGCTACAGCCTTACGTAGAAGGCATCGATATTTACATCTCTTTACATCCGGAGAAAGAGCATATCAGCACGCTTTTCACGATTCCTACACACGAGAAAATGGACCCAGAGCATTTGGCGGCCATCATGCAAGAAGCGAATCAGCACTTTAACGTGACCCAAAAAGACACGCTCGGTACGCGCATTTTCCATTTAGCCAATAGTCGAAAAGACTTCGTAGTGCATATCGCTTACCATAAGGAGGTGCTGTTTGCCAGCTATTCAGACAGCTTACTTTATAAAGTAATGGACAATAAAGCGCCAAAGCTTGCCGCTGCGCAAATTGATTATTTTGTCGATAATAATAGCCGCAACTCGCCATTAAGTGTTTATTTCGTACACGATCAGGTGCCGAACATTGCAAATCACCTAATGCGTAATGCTTCTGGCAATTTTTTACGCCTGTTCGAACATCTTGGAGGCCAATCGGCATGGAATCTGAATTTTAAGAATGACGCGCTTATCTTGAGTGGCGAAAGTGAAACGCAGCATCGCAAAGAAAACTATCTCGAAGTATTTGGTCAGCAATCAAAAACAACACAACGCCTGTTCAACTATTTCCCGGAAAACACCGCTTCGTACCTGGCTTTTGCGGTTAGCAATACCAGTCGATTTCAACAAGACCTCGAAGCTATGTTTGAAAAACGCGGAGAATGGGAAAAGATACAGCAACAGTTTGGCGAACTGAAACGTAGCAAAGACCTCCCTTTAGTAGAGGATATACGGCCTATTTTTGGTAATGAGTTTGCGATTGTAGAACAAAGCAATCAAACCCAATTAGGGTTCATTGCACTGAGCGATTCCAGTAATTTGAGCAAGCGCATTCATGCGCTGGCAAGTGCCGCAGGCGACTCCATCTTTCGTTTTGACCAGGCCAATATTCCCTATGCTCTTTTTGGAGATCCATTTAAAACATTTACCCGACCATTTTTTATTCGTATAGCCAATATAGTGGTGCTGGCCAATAACCAAAGCGTATTGCAAACATTCCGGCAGGACTGGCGCCGAGAAAATTTGCTCGTTAACACATTGGGATTTAAAAATTTTGAAAAAATTCAAGGTAATGAAGCCAATGTCACGTTTTTTCAACGCACGAGAACGGCCTCTCCGATAATTAACTACGTACTCAAGCCTGCCTATGGCTCTATTTTCAGAGATAAAGAGAATTTTGGCTTTCAGGATTTCTTCTCTTGGTCGGCACAGATATCGGGTAATAATGGCGATTTTCTCTCCAGTATTTATGCGATCTACAAAAGCAAAAATGCACTTGGTGCGACCGCCGATTGGACGTACGAATTTGATAATCGGCCGATCACGGCTCCCTGGGTATTTGAGCATTCTGATACCAGCCAGTTTATCTTGATTCAAGAACAAGATCATACCGTGCACGGCATTCATCCTAGCGGAAAGAAACTTTGGTCGGCAGTTTTTCAAGGCCGCATTGTAGGCGATGCGCAGCAGCTTGCCGATCGATCGATTGTGCTGGTTACTGATCGGAACAGGCTTTATCGTTTTGACAGCAACGGCAAAGGTCTTCCGGGATTTTCTATTGCGCTGGACACAGAACCCAGCTACCAACCTACAATTGCCGAATTAGACGGACAGCAAGTCGTGCTAATTCCGGCCGAGAGAAAAGTCATGGCTTACAGTCTGGATGGAAAAGAAATCAATCGCTGGAAGGAAAATACTTTAGATGGAAAAATTCTGTTTGACATCAAGGTTCGGGATAACCGCGTTTACGTTGGTACAGACAACGGCCATTTCTACCAATTTAATGCGCAAGGCGAGATGGTAAAAAAGGATGTTGTGGAAGCCAGCCAATTTCGTAGCCCAATAGCATTAACCGCAGTGCCCGATAACAAGATCATCGTTATGGCTATCGACACGGCCGGCAATTTTGTGCGCATGGATTTTGAACATGCGCCAGAGAAAAAACAGGTAGGATCATGGGCCGGCAAATCAATCATTAGTTTTGATAGCAACAACCAACAAAACGCCTCCGCGGTAGTCGTGATTGACGAAAAGAAACTTCAGGTGTTTGGCCTTCCTGATGGAAGTGCCCGTTATGATTTTACATTTACCCAACAGGTTGGCGACCGTCCTCAATATTTCAACAACGGCAGTTTACTGGGAATTGCCTCCCGCGAAAATTCATTGATCTATCTGTTTGATGAACAGGGAGCTGTGCACAGTGGCTTTCCTATTGAAGCGCTTCCGCAATTTTATTATGGAAAAATTGACTACAACAGCGGTAACTACTTGCTATGTGTGCGTCGTGATAAAAAACTTTACGCATTCAAAAATTAA
- a CDS encoding DHH family phosphoesterase, with product MLTGQEHLQLLEEPKNIVITTHHKPDGDALGSSLGLYHWLKAKGHRVEVVLSSDFPTFLDWMPGRDEVIIYPTAVEKSEKLLAQADIVFCLDYSALSRTNILEPLIRRSSGQKWMIDHHLDPEDFATLSYWNADAAATAQLIYEFISSVCNDQSAITAEMATCLYAGIMTDTGSFRFRSTTAAVHHIIAALIDAGARNWEIHEQIYNSSTENRLKFLGYCLLNCLEVIPEYNTAVFAITKEDLEKFQVSTGDTEGLVNYALSVKGIRLAALFIDRTELIKLSLRSIGDIPCNEICKKYFNGGGHLNASGGSASEELSQVVNRFKSILPEYKEILTK from the coding sequence ATGCTTACAGGACAAGAACATTTACAATTACTCGAAGAACCTAAGAACATCGTTATTACCACGCATCATAAGCCCGATGGAGATGCTTTAGGCTCATCCTTAGGTTTATACCACTGGCTAAAAGCGAAGGGACACCGCGTAGAAGTGGTCTTATCTTCTGATTTTCCAACCTTTTTAGATTGGATGCCGGGGCGTGATGAAGTTATCATTTATCCAACGGCTGTTGAAAAATCAGAAAAGTTATTAGCGCAGGCAGACATTGTTTTCTGCCTCGATTATAGCGCCCTGAGCCGCACCAATATCTTAGAGCCGCTTATCCGACGTTCGAGCGGACAAAAATGGATGATAGACCATCACCTGGATCCAGAAGATTTTGCGACGTTAAGTTATTGGAATGCAGATGCGGCAGCCACAGCGCAGCTTATTTATGAATTTATCAGCAGCGTTTGCAACGATCAGTCGGCTATCACAGCAGAAATGGCCACTTGTCTTTACGCGGGTATCATGACCGATACGGGCTCTTTTCGTTTTCGGTCAACAACGGCTGCCGTACACCATATTATTGCAGCGCTTATTGATGCTGGCGCGCGCAACTGGGAAATACACGAGCAGATCTACAATAGTTCTACGGAAAATCGCCTGAAATTTTTGGGTTATTGTCTGTTAAACTGCTTAGAGGTAATACCAGAATACAATACGGCGGTTTTCGCGATTACAAAGGAAGATTTGGAGAAGTTTCAAGTGAGCACGGGCGATACCGAAGGTTTGGTTAACTATGCCCTATCGGTAAAAGGCATCCGATTAGCTGCTTTATTTATTGACAGAACCGAATTAATTAAATTATCTTTGCGATCGATTGGGGATATCCCCTGCAATGAAATTTGTAAAAAATACTTTAATGGAGGTGGACACCTCAATGCCTCGGGCGGTAGCGCTAGTGAAGAGCTCAGCCAGGTAGTGAATAGGTTCAAATCCATATTGCCAGAATACAAAGAAATATTAACAAAATAA
- a CDS encoding FKBP-type peptidyl-prolyl cis-trans isomerase: MKKSILFLSAAVTLLATAACQNFKKGDGGLEYNIVKDAGAEKAQPGDLMSVDMIVKSDRKDSLLQSTYDIGLPQIINIASDSVPGLYKGDYNSMFRMLGEGDSAVFRLNLDTMAAKTGQPKPEFADKFVTFTVKVRKHFKKGNLTDSALYGQIDTYFKGEIEGLKKAEESKLAGYIADKKLEPKKTASGLQYVIAEEGKGNKAVVGDTVVVNYTGTLVNGTIFDTNNVDAAKKSNTFNPMRQYEPIRFRVGHDPVIQGWTEGLQLLSKGGKATFVIPSSLGYGERGGGKIPPYAPLVFEVELVDIVPGPKGDAPAAGLPVDSLATKK; the protein is encoded by the coding sequence ATGAAGAAATCAATTTTATTCCTTTCGGCAGCGGTCACCTTATTAGCGACTGCAGCATGCCAAAACTTCAAAAAAGGCGACGGCGGTCTCGAATATAACATCGTGAAAGACGCTGGTGCAGAAAAAGCCCAACCAGGCGATTTGATGTCAGTTGACATGATTGTGAAGTCAGACCGTAAAGACTCTTTATTACAAAGCACATACGATATCGGTTTACCGCAAATTATCAATATCGCATCAGACTCCGTACCAGGCCTATACAAAGGTGATTACAACTCCATGTTCAGAATGCTGGGCGAAGGCGATAGCGCTGTGTTTCGTTTAAATCTTGACACCATGGCGGCAAAAACAGGCCAGCCTAAACCAGAATTTGCAGACAAATTTGTAACGTTCACCGTTAAAGTTAGAAAGCACTTCAAAAAAGGAAACCTTACAGACTCGGCATTGTATGGCCAAATCGACACTTACTTCAAAGGCGAGATTGAAGGCTTGAAAAAAGCAGAAGAAAGCAAATTGGCAGGTTACATTGCTGATAAGAAATTAGAGCCTAAGAAAACAGCTTCTGGTCTTCAATACGTTATTGCTGAAGAAGGCAAAGGTAATAAAGCGGTAGTTGGTGATACGGTAGTCGTAAACTATACAGGTACGTTAGTGAACGGAACAATATTTGACACCAATAATGTAGACGCCGCAAAAAAATCAAACACATTCAATCCGATGCGCCAGTACGAGCCTATCCGTTTCCGTGTAGGTCACGATCCGGTTATTCAAGGATGGACAGAAGGTTTGCAATTGTTAAGCAAGGGCGGTAAGGCAACATTTGTCATTCCATCAAGCTTAGGCTATGGCGAGCGTGGTGGTGGCAAAATTCCTCCATATGCTCCATTAGTATTTGAAGTGGAATTGGTTGACATCGTTCCTGGTCCAAAAGGAGATGCTCCAGCGGCAGGTTTACCAGTAGATTCACTCGCAACAAAGAAATAA
- a CDS encoding TatD family hydrolase encodes MSTESYILTDTHTHIYYQANTPQLEEQLARCFAKKIERLFLPNVEAASISQVMATVAAYPEHCFPMLGLHPCSVKENYLEELQQIEKALATHKVYAIGEIGLDLYWDKTTLELQREAFRIQVSWAKSLALPIDIHCREAFDELFLLLEELKDDKLFGVLHCFTGNLEQAKKAIDLGFALGIGGVVTFKKSGLDAVVKEIDLQHIVLETDAPYLAPSPFRGKENESSYLHYIAEKVADIKETDIAQVANITTANSKRIFGI; translated from the coding sequence ATGTCAACGGAATCCTATATACTTACCGATACCCATACCCATATTTACTACCAGGCGAACACGCCTCAATTAGAGGAACAACTTGCGCGATGTTTCGCTAAAAAGATTGAGCGGCTGTTTTTACCAAACGTCGAGGCGGCCTCTATTTCGCAGGTTATGGCAACGGTGGCTGCATATCCTGAGCATTGTTTTCCGATGTTGGGATTACACCCTTGTTCTGTAAAAGAAAACTATCTGGAGGAATTACAGCAAATAGAAAAGGCATTGGCTACGCATAAAGTATATGCTATCGGCGAGATTGGTCTGGATTTGTATTGGGATAAAACAACGCTCGAATTACAACGTGAAGCCTTTCGTATACAAGTATCTTGGGCGAAGTCGCTGGCATTACCGATCGATATCCATTGTCGAGAGGCTTTTGACGAGCTGTTTTTACTTTTGGAAGAACTGAAGGATGACAAGCTTTTCGGGGTGCTGCACTGTTTTACCGGAAACCTGGAGCAGGCAAAAAAAGCAATTGATTTAGGTTTTGCGCTCGGGATAGGCGGTGTTGTCACGTTCAAAAAATCGGGATTGGATGCCGTAGTCAAGGAAATAGACCTGCAACATATCGTGCTAGAGACCGACGCGCCGTACCTTGCGCCTAGTCCATTTCGCGGCAAAGAAAACGAGAGCAGCTATTTACACTATATCGCTGAAAAAGTAGCGGATATCAAAGAAACTGATATTGCGCAGGTGGCAAACATCACGACGGCAAATTCAAAGAGAATATTTGGGATCTAA
- a CDS encoding asparaginase codes for MQNIFIIYTGGTIGMVKDPETGTFVPFDFELIARNLPDLARLNYKLTVHSFTPIIDSSNMKPSIWIEMAQIIKDNYEHYDGFVILHGSDTMSFSASILSFMLEGLQKPVILSGSQLPIGEIRTDARENMMTALEIASAKENGNSIIQEVCILFDNKLFRGNRSFKYNSAKFEAFRSPNYPVLAEAGIHINYNREALLDNSQKQFIMHTQLDNQVGVLKLFPGISPTIIRSILNSDVRSIVMETFGSGNTMTDEWFLDLIAEAVTNGKNILDISQCKVGSVELGRYETSQGLKAIGVLNGYDMTFEAAVTKLMYLQGHFQDQASVAYWVEKDIRGELTVND; via the coding sequence ATGCAGAACATATTTATTATTTACACTGGCGGAACCATTGGAATGGTTAAAGACCCGGAAACGGGTACTTTTGTGCCGTTTGATTTCGAGCTTATCGCTCGAAACCTTCCCGACTTAGCGCGGCTAAACTATAAATTGACCGTACACTCCTTTACACCGATTATTGACTCATCCAACATGAAGCCGTCTATCTGGATAGAGATGGCACAAATTATCAAAGATAATTACGAGCATTATGATGGCTTTGTGATCTTACACGGATCGGATACGATGTCATTTTCGGCTTCTATCCTAAGCTTTATGCTGGAAGGCTTGCAAAAACCCGTTATCTTATCTGGTTCGCAATTGCCAATTGGCGAGATCCGCACGGATGCGCGCGAAAACATGATGACCGCTTTGGAAATAGCCTCGGCAAAGGAGAATGGAAATTCCATCATTCAGGAAGTTTGTATTTTGTTTGACAATAAGCTTTTCCGCGGAAACCGTTCATTTAAATACAACTCCGCAAAATTCGAAGCTTTTCGTTCGCCCAACTATCCGGTACTTGCGGAAGCGGGCATCCACATCAACTACAATCGGGAAGCGCTGTTAGACAATAGTCAAAAACAATTTATTATGCATACCCAGCTTGATAACCAGGTAGGTGTACTCAAGCTATTTCCGGGAATCAGCCCGACGATTATCCGATCAATATTAAATTCGGATGTGCGTAGTATCGTGATGGAAACCTTCGGTTCTGGAAATACCATGACCGATGAATGGTTTTTAGATTTGATTGCCGAAGCGGTAACGAACGGAAAAAATATTCTTGACATCTCACAATGCAAAGTAGGGTCTGTGGAGTTGGGCCGTTATGAAACATCGCAGGGGTTGAAAGCCATTGGCGTGCTTAACGGCTACGATATGACCTTTGAAGCCGCTGTCACGAAGCTGATGTACTTGCAAGGGCATTTCCAAGACCAAGCTTCGGTTGCGTATTGGGTAGAAAAAGACATACGCGGAGAGCTAACGGTAAACGATTAG
- a CDS encoding YoaK family protein, with product MLRKYSNHRTLEDNIKLGALTAFSAGMVNVASVTVFFAFTSNITGYYAVFAQELSKANWYQGAVVLLWILLFFLGSFLSNFVIIQGQGRWSRYISHAIPVMLEFISILFVGLYLDFFYTNSLQETEFLVAALLFAMGLQNGLTASISNSVVKTTHLTGLTTDLAILVSMFSKRENRQNKALVDKFHLLLTIMFSYVLGGIAGGIGYIFLENGTFYLTCAILLVIALYDYYKLTRIKHLFHLRRNKEEDSPA from the coding sequence ATGCTAAGAAAATATAGTAATCACCGAACGTTAGAAGATAATATAAAGTTAGGCGCCCTTACTGCCTTTTCTGCAGGCATGGTAAACGTTGCCTCGGTGACGGTATTTTTTGCATTCACGTCTAATATTACGGGTTATTATGCGGTTTTCGCACAAGAGCTCAGCAAAGCTAATTGGTATCAGGGCGCGGTGGTTTTGTTGTGGATTTTGCTCTTTTTTCTGGGAAGTTTTCTCTCTAATTTTGTCATAATACAAGGGCAGGGGCGCTGGAGCCGATACATCTCGCATGCCATACCCGTGATGCTGGAGTTTATCAGTATTCTGTTTGTTGGGCTTTATCTTGATTTTTTCTATACCAATTCCTTGCAGGAAACGGAATTTCTCGTTGCTGCGTTGCTCTTTGCTATGGGGCTTCAAAACGGGCTTACGGCAAGCATTTCCAATTCAGTCGTCAAAACAACTCACCTTACAGGTTTGACCACCGATCTGGCTATTTTGGTTTCGATGTTTAGTAAACGAGAAAACCGACAAAATAAAGCCTTAGTAGATAAGTTTCACTTGCTGTTGACCATCATGTTTTCTTACGTGCTGGGCGGTATTGCTGGCGGAATTGGCTATATATTTCTGGAAAACGGGACATTTTACCTCACTTGTGCCATTCTACTCGTTATTGCGTTATACGATTATTATAAGTTGACGCGCATAAAACACCTATTTCACTTAAGGCGCAATAAAGAAGAGGATAGTCCTGCATAA